The window TGGAACGGCGGCTGCGCGCGCCTTTAGCCAGCAAACGCACCCGCCCATGGCCTTCGGTAAACAGATCCAGCATCAGGCTGGTTTCACTGTACGGTCGCCCGTGCAGGACGAAGGCGCGCTCCCAGCCATCCATCGGAGCGTTTACTTCAGATCGTCGACATAACCCAGGCTACGCAGCGCACGTTCGTCGTCCGCCCAGCCGGATTTCACTTTCACCCACAGTTCCAGATGCACTTTCGCGTCAAACATCTGTTCCATATCCTGGCGGGCTTCAATGCCGATGGTTTTAATCTTCGATCCCTTGTTGCCGATGACCATTTTCTTCTGGCCTTCACGCTCGACCAGGATCAGGCCATGCACGTCGTAACCGCCGCGATCGTTCGGCACGAACTGCTCGATCTCCACCGTTACCGAGTACGGCAGTTCTTCGCCCAGGAAACGCATCAGCTTCTCGCGGATGATTTCCGACGCCATAAAGCGTTGTGAGCGATCGGTGATGTAGTCTTCCGGGAAGTGGTGCTCCGCTTCCGGCAGCAGCTTGTGCACGATGCCCGCGATAGTGTCGACGTTCATCCCTTTCTCGGCGGAGATCGGCACCACGTCGAGGAAGTTCATCTGTTGGCTGAGGAACGCGATATGCGGCAACAGCTTGGATTTGTCGGTAACGTTGTCGACCTTGTTGATCGCCAGCAATACCGGGCACTTCAGGCTGCGCAACTTGTTGACCACCATTTCGTCGTCGGCGGTCCAGTTGGTGCCTTCAACCACGAAGATCACCAGCTCGACGTCACCGATCGAGCTGCTGGCCGCGCGGTTCATCAACCGGTTGATGGCGCGTTTTTCTTCGATATGCAGGCCCGGGGTATCGACGTAGATGGCCTGATAGGCCCCCTGGGTGTCGATGCCCATGATGCGGTGGCGGGTAGTCTGCGGTTTACGCGAGGTGATGGAGACTTTCTGCCCCAGCAGCTGATTCAGCAACGTGGATTTGCCCACGTTGGGACGGCCGACTATCGCAATAAAACCACAGTGTTGTTTTTCTTCGCTCATTCAAGCTCCAGCTTTTTCAGCGCTTGTTCCGCTGCCGCCTGCTCGGCTTTACGGCGGCTTGAGCCGGTGCCCACCACGGGCTCGCTCAAACCACTCACCTGACAGTGGATGGTAAACTCCTGATCGTGCGCTTCACCGCGAACCTGCACCACCAGATAAGAAGGCAACGGCAGATGACGACCTTGTAAAAACTCCTGCAAGCGGGTTTTCGGGTCTTTCTGCTTATCACCGGGGCTGATTTCGTCCAACCGGCTGCGATACCAGTCCAAAATCAGGCGTTCGACGGTTTGAATATCGCTATCCAGGAACACGCCGCCAATCAATGCCTCCACCGTATCCGCCAGGATTGACTCGCGGCGGAATCCACCACTTTTCAACTCGCCCGGCCCAAGACGCAGGCATTCACCCAGGTCAAACTCGCGCGCCATCTCCGCCAGCGTGTTGCCGCGCACCAATGTGGCGCGCATGCGGCTCATATCGCCCTCGTCTACGCGAGGAAAACGATGATAGAGCGCATTGGCGATGACAAAACTAAGAATAGAGTCACCCAGAAACTCAAGACGTTCATTGTGTTTACTGCTGGCGCTGCGGTGAGTCAATGCCTGCAGTAAGAGCTCCTGCTGTTGAAAAGTGTAGCCCAGCTTCCGCTGCAGCCTGTTTATTACGATGGGGTTCATGAGTTACCAATAGATCAAGAATGCGTCAAAAACTTGCAGCATACGGAACAGGCCTGCTTCGCCGAAAGCCAATCCAAAGCTGTTTCGTTTGCAGTGGCTCCCAACAGGGAGCCAACTTTTTATCGCTCGAGAAGGTATTCTACAACGAGTGGAAACATAATGCTGCGTTTATATACCCTTCATCTTTCAGGTTGCGGCGGCGTTGGCTTCCCTTTTTCACCCCGGTCGCCTGGTTATCCAGGCTCCCGAAGATTCACTCGGTTGCCGCCTTGCCGCAGCATGAAAACTATTGGGTATGAAGACGCTATTAATGAATTCCACCGATCCGGCTGAATCTTACGCCGGTAGGCCATTCGCCTTCCTGCTTTTCAAAACTCATCCAGATGGCCGTGGCTTTACCCACCAGGTTTTTCTCCGGAACAAAGCCCCAATAACGGCTGTCGGCGCTGTTGTCGCGGTTGTCGCCCATCATGAAGTAATGGCCGGCCGGCACCACCCACTCCGCCAGCTGTTTGCCCGGCTGTTGGTAGTAAGCGCCCACCTGATCCTGCGTGCCCGGCACGGTCAGGATATGGTGCGTCACGTTGCCCAGCGTTTCCTGGCGTTCGCGCAGGCGAATGCCGCCCTGCGGCACGTTGTCGCTCAGCGGGATCGAGTAGAAACCATTGCTGGCCTCGCCCATGCCGCTGCGGCTGAACAGCTGTACGAAATCGCTCGGCTGCGCGTCGTTATACGTCACCGCCAGCGCTTTATCGCAAGGCTGGCCGCTATCGCAAGACGGCTGAACGGTCACGCGCTTATTCACCGGATCGTAGCTCACGCGGTCGCCCGGCAGGCCGATTACGCGCTTGATATAATCCAGCTTCGGATCCAATGGGTATTTAAATACCGCAATATCGCCGCGTTTCGGATGCCCGGTTTCAATTAGCGTGGTCTGGGTAATAGGATCCTTAATGCCATAGGCATATTTCTCCACCAGAATAAAATCGCCAATCAGCAGCGTGGGCATCATTGAGCCGGACGGGATCTGGAAGGGTTCGTAAATAAACGAACGCACCACAAAGACCAACAGCAATACCGGGAAAACCGACGCGCCGGTTTCCACCCAGCCCGGCTGCTTCGCCACCTTGGCCAGCGTTTTATCGTCTACAGCGCCCGCAGTCTGTGCATTGACCGCCGCAATTTTCTCGCGGCGGGCCGGCGCCCACTTGAAGCGCTCGAAGCACCAGATGATCCCGGTTATCAGCGTTGCCAGTGCCAGGATCAGGGCAAACATATTCGCCATGCAAACTCCCTCGTTACGCGAGCTTATCGCTCTTACTTGCCGTCTTTACCGACGTGCAGAATGGCCAGGAACGCCTCTTGCGGCAGTTCGACGTTGCCGACCTGCTTCATGCGTTTCTTACCGTCTTTCTGTTTCTGCAGCAGCTTTTTCTTACGGCTGACGTCGCCGCCGTAGCATTTAGCCAATACGTTCTTACGCAGCTGCTTCACGGTGGAGCGCGCAATGATGTGCGTGCCGATCGCCGCCTGGATCGCGATATCGAACTGCTGACGCGGGATCAGCTCTTTCATCTTCTCCACCAGCTCACGGCCACGGTACTGCGAGTTGTCGCGGTGAGTGATCAGTGCCAGCGCATCCACGCGCTCGTTGTTGATCAGCACGTCGACGCGCACCATGTCAGAAGTCTGGAAGCGTTTGAAGTTGTAATCCAGCGACGCGTAACCGCGTGAGGTGGACTTCAGACGGTCGAAGAAGTCGAGCACCACTTCCGCCATCGGAATTTCGTAGGTCAGCGCCACCTGGTTGCCGTGGTAAACCATGTTGGTCTGCACGCCGCGTTTTTCGATACACAGGGTGATGACGTTGCCCAGGAATTCCTGCGGCATCAGCATATGGCACTCGGCGATCGGCTCGCGCAGTTCCTGAATGTTGTTCAACGGCGGCAGCTTGGACGGGCTGTCGACGTAGATGGTCTCTTTACTGGTGGTTTCCACTTCATACACCACCGTCGGTGCAGTAGTGATCAGCTCCAGATCGTATTCACGCTCCAGACGCTCCTGAATGATTTCCATGTGCAGCAGGCCGAGGAAGCCGCAGCGGAAGCCGAAGCCCAGAGCGGTCGAACTCTCCGGCTCATAGAACAGGGAGGCGTCGTTGAGGCTCAGCTTGCCGAGCGCATCGCGGAAGGCTTCGTAATCGTCGGAGCTGATTGGGAACAGGCCCGCATACACCTGCGGCTTCACTTTTTTGAAGCCCGGCAGCGCTTTATCCGCCGGCTGGCGCGCCAGCGTCAGGGTATCGCCCACCGGGGCGCCGAGAATGTCCTTAATCGCACAAACCAGCCAGCCTACCTCGCCGCAGTTCAGCACGTCGCGGTCGACGCGCTTAGGCGTGAAGATGCCCAGACGATCGGCGTTATAGGTTTGGCCGGTGCTCATCACCTTGATCTTGTCGCCCTTGCGCAGCGTACCGTTCTTGACGCGCACCAGGGAGACCACGCCCAGGTAGTTATCGAACCAGGAGTCGATGATCAACGCCTGCAGCGGCGCTTCCGGATCGCCTTCCGGCGGCGGGATGTCGCGCACCAGGCGCTCGAGCACCTCAGGCACGCCTACGCCGGTTTTGGCCGAGCAGCGCACCGCATCGGTGGCGTCGATGCCGACGATGTCTTCAATTTCCTGCGCAGCGCGATCGGGATCGGCGGCCGGCAGGTCAATCTTGTTCAACACCGGCACCACTTCCAGATCCATGTCCAGCGCGGTGTAACAGTTGGCCAGCGTCTGGGCTTCTACGCCCTGCCCGGCATCCACCACCAGCAGCGCGCCCTCGCAGGCCGCCAGCGAGCGGGAAACTTCGTAGGAGAAGTCCACGTGGCCCGGGGTATCGATAAAGTTGAGCTGGTAGGTTTGGCCGTCCGGCGCCTTGTAATCCAGCGTCACGCTTTGCGCCTTGATGGTGATGCCGCGCTCGCGCTCCAGATCCATAGAATCGAGCACCTGCGCGGCCATTTCACGTTCGGTCAAGCCGCCGCAGATTTGGATAATACGGTCGGACAGCGTCGACTTACCGTGGTCAATGTGGGCAATAATGGAGAAATTTCGTATATGCTTCATTATAAAAGTTTTTCTGCCTTGGTATTTCTGAATTACTCGCCTATAGAAACCCGCATGGACCTAAAGCGACAGTGAATGGGTTCGGCCGTCTTGCACCTGAATCGCTGCATTCTACATGCCGTAACACTGAAAACCTAGCGATCGGTGCAGCGAAGGCACTCTATTATGCGCACTTTACCGTTACAGGGCGCCCGAGGTTATGAAAGAAGATGTTAACAAAGCCGGACGAAGCCGAAAGCGTTAACGACGGCGGCGAATACGGCGAAAAGCAAACCGCTAATACATAATGCCCGACAACGCAATAAACCCCTTCCTAAAACATTTAAAAATAATATCCATATCAATATGTTATGGTTTTATTTTTCGCGCCGGGCTTTAGGAAAAAACCCATATACGCCGCCACCGCCCCTCGGCTAAAACGGGGGAGAACTCCGCGAAAAAACATGATATAGGGCACTACTATCGGCAGCCCGCCGGAGTTCACCAGCATATCTCTCGACGTTGATTGGAAGGTGCATAATGATCGATAAAGGGCAAATGCTGAGCCGGCACGATTTTTCCAAGGTCAACTGGGGTATTTTGGCAGCGGCAGCGCTGCTGCTAACCGCCGGCGCGGCATTGCTGATGCTGCCGCTGCTGAGCAACATGGACGAGAATGCGGTACTGACCTTGCTGCAAACCGGCGCGGCCACCATTTTACTCGGCTGTACCCTGCTGGCGCTGCGCCATTATTTGCGGCCGGCGCAGACCTACCGTTTATATGAGCACGGGGTGCGCGTGTTCAATGACCGCAGCCATAAAGAGCGGTTTATCCCCTTCGAAAAGATTGACGATATCTACCGCTTCCGCAGCGGCCGCTGGTTCGGCGGGCTGCTTGACGTAACGGCCTTCCGCACCGGCGCGGATCAGCCCTGGTGCACCGTATTCAGCAACGTGGCGCACTCCTGGCGGCTGGCCGATACCCTCATCGACCAGCAAGTCCGGCAACGCGGGCCGCTGGCGCTCAATGCGCTGTATCGGGGGGAGGTAGTGTCGTTCAACTGCCTTGGCTGCGGCGCACGCTGGCTGTGGCGTCTGCTGCTGGGCCAACGGCAAGGCGCAATGACGGAGACGCTGCGCCTGAGCGCCACCCTGCTGAGCACGCCATGGGGCGCCATTCCCATTGAGCAAATCCGGACGCTGGAGAAGCCTCCGCAGCACGGCGCCATCCGGCTGCTGGACGGCCAGGGCAACGCACTGTTTACCATCGACTATTATTCGCTGCTGAACGCCGACCTGTTTGTGGCGCTGCTGGAGCATATGATCTACAACCGCATCCCCGCCTATCACAACCCGGCGATGACGCGGCAGCAGCTTTAAATCAGAGGGGAGTTTTCCGCCTGCACGCGCATCGCGCCCGGCGGTAAACCAATCTGCAACACGATAGGTTGGTAGTCGGCCTGTTCACCCAAACGGTGCGCCAGGCTGCGCGCCAGCATAAAGGCCGCGCCGCCGCCAAGCAGAGCGCCGAGCGCCGCCGAGGCGTCGGTGCCCAGCCAGTATTGCAGCAAGCTGCCACCGAGTATCATTCCCAGCAGCGGCGTCAGGTAAACCAGCATGGCGGAACGCAGCAGGCTGCCTTCGGCGATGCCGACCTCAACACGTTGCCCAGGCTCAAGCGGCTGTTCAATGCGTACCTGCAGCTGATGCTCGGTTTCCGGCACCAGCTCGTTCAAGGCGCGCGCGCCACAGCCGGAGCGCGCAGTACAACTGCCGCAGCCGGCCTTAGGTTCACAGCGCAGCAAAGCTACGCCCTGTTGCCACGAAACGACCGTGGCCCACTCTTTCATCATTGGGGTGACACCTTGAAGGAAATGCTGTCGGCGATGCGCTTGGCCGTTCCCGGCGGCAGTTCGCCAACGATGGTGATCTCATTGCCGTTGCGCACCTCGGTTTGAATGGTGCGCCGCCCCTGGCGATAGTACTGCTGCCCGGCGCCGCTGCCCGCGGGGCTGACGTTGACCGAGAAGCTGAACAAGCCGTCGCTGTAAAGCCGCGTTTCGACCGGCACGGAGACGTTAGGCAGTTTGCGGCGATTGCGCGCCACTTCGTCCACCCCGGCGGGTAACCAGCCGGTGCTCCAGCCCAGTTTGACATTTTCTATCGCCGGAAGCGACAGCAATGGCGGCAGATTCGCTTTGATCAACCCCTGCATCACGTTCTGCACATCCGCCCCGACCACAAACGAAATCACCCGATACTGCTCCAGGGTTTCGCCGTCGCGATCGAGCAAATCCACCCGCAGCGGCAGCTTGGTGTCTTCGTCCATCCAGACGATATAGCTGTAACGCGAGCCGTCGCGCGCCACGACCCGGATCACCTCACAGGGGCGATCGGAGATGCGGGTACTGCCGACGGAAATGAAGTCGTAATATTTGGCCAGGCGATCAAAATCGGCGTAAACGATCGCCGGCAGCGCATCGACGATATGATCGCCGGTCAGCGTGAACGGCTCGAGACCGGGTTCGAAATAACTGATCCCGTCGCCGCGCTGCAGCACTTCGCGGCGCGGGCCATCCATATGCAACAGCTGGCCAAGTGGCTGTTTGTCTATCACCGCATGGCGATAGCGCAACGACTCGATACCCTGCTTGCTGATGCTGATATAGGCGAGTTCATAGTTGAGGGAACGGCTGGCGCTGCTCATTTGTTGCAATAACGCCCCGGACGCAGTTTGCTGCGCCGGGGCGATATTTGAGTAGAGCAGGCTGCCCGTCAATAGACAGACGGAGAACCAAATTTGCTTCATTACTGCTGTTGCATTCCTAAAGACTGAGTTCCGGGAACCTGAATCGCAGCCTGTTGCGGATTGCCGTGTTCAAGCTGCAGCTGATCTGAATGCAAACGACGTTGCAGCTCATAGTCTTGCAGCATCGCGTTTATGCGTTTGCGCTGTTCCTGCACCTGCTGCTGTTGGCCGCTGCCGGTGGAGAAGCTGTCGGCCGGCACACCCAGGCTAACCGGCGACACCGGGCCCATGATCGGCAGCGTATTGAACGCCGGCGATTCAGCTGCACCCTGCTGCACGGCCGGCTGGTTGTAGTGCTGCACGCCGACGATCACCGCCAACGAAACACAGGCCGCCATGCCAATCTGCGTAATCTGGCTCGCCCAAGGACGCACTTTGTCCCAGAACGGCATTTTCTGCCAGGTGTGAGGTTGCGGCTGAGACTCCTGAACTGCGGAAGGAACCAGGCGTGCAGGTTCTTTCTCAAGTGCAGCGGCAACACGATCTGCGATATCGAAATGCATGACTTGTCCGATATCACCCCGTAGCGTGTCACGTATCAGGTGATAGCTCTGCCAGCTTTGTTGAAGCGTTCGATCTTGTGACAGCGAACTCATCAGCTCGCTATCGAACGATTCCCCATCCATCAGAGCGGAAAGCTTTTCTTTCTGCATGACTAAGTACCCTTCCTGTGCCCGCCATTGCTAACGCTGGATCAGCGGTTGAACTTTATTATCGATAGCCTCCCGGGCGCGGAAAATACGCGAACGTACGGTTCCGACCGGGCAATCCATGATGGCAGCTATCTCTTCGTAGCTTAGACCATCCAACTCCCGCAGGGTAATCGCCATGCGAAGATCCTCGGGGAGAGACTCAATGGTACGGAAAACTATCTGTCTCAGCTCTTCTGACAACATTAAGTTCTCAGGGTTCGAAATTTCTTTCAATGCGCCCGCACTTTCGTAATTTTCCGCATCATTGGCATCCACATCACTGGATGGCGGACGGCGCCCCTGAGCAACCAGATAATTCTTTGCCGTATTCACGGCGATTCGATACAACCAGGTATAGAAAGCGCTATCCCCACGGAATGATTCCAGTGCGCGATAGGCTTTGATAAACGACTCCTGCACCACATCAGGCACGTCGCCCTGCGGCACATAGCGGGAAACGAGGCTCGCAACCTTATGCTGGTAACGCACTACCAGTAAGTTAAACGATTTCTGATCGCCCTTTTGGACCCGCTCTACCAGAACTTGATCCGTTAACTGCTCGCTCATCCGAGGTAAATTCTCCCCAAATCCGTCTCCACGCGTAAAATTGTACTGCCAGCCATACATTGTTTTCCTGAGCAAGCACTCGCTTGGAGTTCATATAGAACATGAAGTTCCATATCGCCATTGTTTTTTCTATCGATGTGTCCCATCCGTGGCTTTTGCCCGGACAAGTAGGCTAACATGATTTTCACTCTTCTTCTGCACACATCATACGTTATGCAACCATCATCTGAACATGTTAGCGATGTACTGATTGTCGGCAGCGGTGCCGCCGGCCTGTCACTGGCCCTACGTTTGGCGCAGCACTGCAAGGTTACCGTACTCAGCAAGGGGCCGCTCAACGAAGGCGCTACATTTTATGCCCAAGGCGGGATCGCCGCGGTGTTTGACGAGACGGACAGCATTGCCTCACACGTTGATGACACTTTGATTGCCGGAGCCGGCCTGTGTGACAAAGACGCCGTCGAGTTTATCGCCGGCAATGCGCGCCATTGCGTGCAGTGGCTTATCGATCAGGGGGTGTTGTTCGATACCGAGATCAATGCCCAGGGTGAAGAACATTATCACCTGACGCGTGAAGGCGGCCATAGCCATCGCCGCATTCTGCACGCCGCCGACGCTACCGGTAAGGAAGTAGAGACTACGCTGGTGGGGAAAGCAAGCGCTCACCCCAATATTTGCGTCATGGAGCGCCGCAACGCGGTCGATTTGATCACCTCGAACAAGGTCGGCCTGCCGGGCACCCGCAGAGTAGTGGGCGCCTACGTTTGGAACCGCGAGCTGGAGCGGGTGGAAACCTACCGCGCCAAAACGGTGGTGCTGGCCACCGGCGGCGCGGCCAAGGTGTATCAATACACCACCAACCCGGACATCTCTTCCGGCGATGGCATCGCCATGGCCTGGCGCGCCGGTTGCCGGGTGGCCAACCTCGAGTTCAACCAGTTCCACCCGACCTGCCTGTTCCACCCGCAGGCGCGCAACTTTCTGCTGACCGAAGCGCTGCGCGGCGAAGGCGCCTGGCTGAAACGCCCGGACGGCAGCCGTTTTATGCCGGACTTCGACCCGCGCGGCGAGCTGGCCCCGCGCGATATCGTCGCCCGCGCCATCGACCATGAAATGAAACGCCTCGGCGCCGACTGTATGTACCTGGACATCAGCCATAAACCGGCCGAATTCATCACTCAGCACTTCCCGATGATCCACGAAAAGCTGCTGACGCTGGGCTTCGATCTGACCAGGCAGCCGATCCCCATCGTTCCGGCTGCGCACTACACCTGCGGCGGCGTGATGGTCGATCAGCACGGCCGCACCGATCTCGACGGGCTGTACGCCATCGGCGAAGTCAGCTACACCGGCCTGCACGGCGCCAACCGCATGGCGTCGAACTCGCTGCTGGAGTGCCTGGTCTACGGCTGGTCGGCGGCGGAAGATATTATGAAGCGCCTGCCGTTTATCCAGTTGGCCAAACGGTTGCCGCAGTGGGATGAAAGCCGGGTAGACGATGCGGATGAACGGGTGGTGATCCAGCACAACTGGCACGAGCTGCGGCTGTTCATGTGGGACTACGTCGGCATTGTGCGCACCACCAAGCGGCTCGAGCGCGCGCTGCGGCGCATCAATACCCTGCAGGCGGAGATAGACGAGTATTACGCCAATTTCCGCATCTCCAACAACCTGCTGGAGCTGCGCAACCTGGTGCAGGTGGCCGAACTGATCGTGCGCAGCGCCATGGCGCGCAAGGAGAGCCGCGGGTTGCATTATACGCTGGACTACCCGGATCTGCTGCCGGAGGCGCTGCCCACTATCCTGCAACCCTGATAAATGCATCGCGGGCGCCGGCAAGGCGCCCTTTTTATCTCAGTGAAACAGATAGAACTCGGTAATCAGCCGGCGGAAACCTTCGGTATAGCTGCCATCGGCCTGTTTGATCGCCAATCGCTGCTCCTGCAGCTGCGCCGGTTGGCGCGTCAACGCCAGCAATACCCGGTGCAGCGGGGTGTCGGCGCGATCGCTGACGTTCAGCCTGGCGGCGGTGCGCCAGCCTTGCTGGTGCGCCTGGCTTTCGAAGGCGCCGCCGATGCCGTGGGGCAATATCACGCAAAAACAACCCTGTTCGCTAATCAGCTGCGCGGCGCACGCCAGCAGGGCGTCGTGGGTCAGGGTTTCGGTATAGCGCGCGTTATGGCGCGCCTGGTCGCGGCAGGCCACCGCCGGTTCGAAATACGGCGGATTGCTGACTATCAGATCATACTGAGCGGCGTGCCGTTCAGCGTAGTGATGGATATCCTGCGCATGTACCCTGATGCGGTGCGGCCACGGAGATCCCGCCACATTTTCGCGCGCTTGGGCGGCGGCGGCTTCGTCCAGCTCCACTGCGTCGATGGTCACCTCATCGGCCGAACGCTGCGCCAGCATC is drawn from Serratia entomophila and contains these coding sequences:
- the rseC gene encoding SoxR-reducing system protein RseC; this encodes MMKEWATVVSWQQGVALLRCEPKAGCGSCTARSGCGARALNELVPETEHQLQVRIEQPLEPGQRVEVGIAEGSLLRSAMLVYLTPLLGMILGGSLLQYWLGTDASAALGALLGGGAAFMLARSLAHRLGEQADYQPIVLQIGLPPGAMRVQAENSPLI
- the trmN gene encoding tRNA(1)(Val) (adenine(37)-N(6))-methyltransferase TrmN — its product is MLRQFYSQVVTVSNQSKANFTPRRGGFTFKQFFVAHDRCAMKVGTDGVLLGAWAPLAQARRVLDIGSGSGLIALMLAQRSADEVTIDAVELDEAAAAQARENVAGSPWPHRIRVHAQDIHHYAERHAAQYDLIVSNPPYFEPAVACRDQARHNARYTETLTHDALLACAAQLISEQGCFCVILPHGIGGAFESQAHQQGWRTAARLNVSDRADTPLHRVLLALTRQPAQLQEQRLAIKQADGSYTEGFRRLITEFYLFH
- the lepB gene encoding signal peptidase I; translation: MANMFALILALATLITGIIWCFERFKWAPARREKIAAVNAQTAGAVDDKTLAKVAKQPGWVETGASVFPVLLLVFVVRSFIYEPFQIPSGSMMPTLLIGDFILVEKYAYGIKDPITQTTLIETGHPKRGDIAVFKYPLDPKLDYIKRVIGLPGDRVSYDPVNKRVTVQPSCDSGQPCDKALAVTYNDAQPSDFVQLFSRSGMGEASNGFYSIPLSDNVPQGGIRLRERQETLGNVTHHILTVPGTQDQVGAYYQQPGKQLAEWVVPAGHYFMMGDNRDNSADSRYWGFVPEKNLVGKATAIWMSFEKQEGEWPTGVRFSRIGGIH
- the rnc gene encoding ribonuclease III, producing the protein MNPIVINRLQRKLGYTFQQQELLLQALTHRSASSKHNERLEFLGDSILSFVIANALYHRFPRVDEGDMSRMRATLVRGNTLAEMAREFDLGECLRLGPGELKSGGFRRESILADTVEALIGGVFLDSDIQTVERLILDWYRSRLDEISPGDKQKDPKTRLQEFLQGRHLPLPSYLVVQVRGEAHDQEFTIHCQVSGLSEPVVGTGSSRRKAEQAAAEQALKKLELE
- the rseB gene encoding sigma-E factor regulatory protein RseB gives rise to the protein MKQIWFSVCLLTGSLLYSNIAPAQQTASGALLQQMSSASRSLNYELAYISISKQGIESLRYRHAVIDKQPLGQLLHMDGPRREVLQRGDGISYFEPGLEPFTLTGDHIVDALPAIVYADFDRLAKYYDFISVGSTRISDRPCEVIRVVARDGSRYSYIVWMDEDTKLPLRVDLLDRDGETLEQYRVISFVVGADVQNVMQGLIKANLPPLLSLPAIENVKLGWSTGWLPAGVDEVARNRRKLPNVSVPVETRLYSDGLFSFSVNVSPAGSGAGQQYYRQGRRTIQTEVRNGNEITIVGELPPGTAKRIADSISFKVSPQ
- the era gene encoding GTPase Era; translated protein: MSEEKQHCGFIAIVGRPNVGKSTLLNQLLGQKVSITSRKPQTTRHRIMGIDTQGAYQAIYVDTPGLHIEEKRAINRLMNRAASSSIGDVELVIFVVEGTNWTADDEMVVNKLRSLKCPVLLAINKVDNVTDKSKLLPHIAFLSQQMNFLDVVPISAEKGMNVDTIAGIVHKLLPEAEHHFPEDYITDRSQRFMASEIIREKLMRFLGEELPYSVTVEIEQFVPNDRGGYDVHGLILVEREGQKKMVIGNKGSKIKTIGIEARQDMEQMFDAKVHLELWVKVKSGWADDERALRSLGYVDDLK
- the lepA gene encoding translation elongation factor 4, which produces MKHIRNFSIIAHIDHGKSTLSDRIIQICGGLTEREMAAQVLDSMDLERERGITIKAQSVTLDYKAPDGQTYQLNFIDTPGHVDFSYEVSRSLAACEGALLVVDAGQGVEAQTLANCYTALDMDLEVVPVLNKIDLPAADPDRAAQEIEDIVGIDATDAVRCSAKTGVGVPEVLERLVRDIPPPEGDPEAPLQALIIDSWFDNYLGVVSLVRVKNGTLRKGDKIKVMSTGQTYNADRLGIFTPKRVDRDVLNCGEVGWLVCAIKDILGAPVGDTLTLARQPADKALPGFKKVKPQVYAGLFPISSDDYEAFRDALGKLSLNDASLFYEPESSTALGFGFRCGFLGLLHMEIIQERLEREYDLELITTAPTVVYEVETTSKETIYVDSPSKLPPLNNIQELREPIAECHMLMPQEFLGNVITLCIEKRGVQTNMVYHGNQVALTYEIPMAEVVLDFFDRLKSTSRGYASLDYNFKRFQTSDMVRVDVLINNERVDALALITHRDNSQYRGRELVEKMKELIPRQQFDIAIQAAIGTHIIARSTVKQLRKNVLAKCYGGDVSRKKKLLQKQKDGKKRMKQVGNVELPQEAFLAILHVGKDGK
- the nadB gene encoding L-aspartate oxidase, whose product is MQPSSEHVSDVLIVGSGAAGLSLALRLAQHCKVTVLSKGPLNEGATFYAQGGIAAVFDETDSIASHVDDTLIAGAGLCDKDAVEFIAGNARHCVQWLIDQGVLFDTEINAQGEEHYHLTREGGHSHRRILHAADATGKEVETTLVGKASAHPNICVMERRNAVDLITSNKVGLPGTRRVVGAYVWNRELERVETYRAKTVVLATGGAAKVYQYTTNPDISSGDGIAMAWRAGCRVANLEFNQFHPTCLFHPQARNFLLTEALRGEGAWLKRPDGSRFMPDFDPRGELAPRDIVARAIDHEMKRLGADCMYLDISHKPAEFITQHFPMIHEKLLTLGFDLTRQPIPIVPAAHYTCGGVMVDQHGRTDLDGLYAIGEVSYTGLHGANRMASNSLLECLVYGWSAAEDIMKRLPFIQLAKRLPQWDESRVDDADERVVIQHNWHELRLFMWDYVGIVRTTKRLERALRRINTLQAEIDEYYANFRISNNLLELRNLVQVAELIVRSAMARKESRGLHYTLDYPDLLPEALPTILQP
- the rpoE gene encoding RNA polymerase sigma factor RpoE gives rise to the protein MSEQLTDQVLVERVQKGDQKSFNLLVVRYQHKVASLVSRYVPQGDVPDVVQESFIKAYRALESFRGDSAFYTWLYRIAVNTAKNYLVAQGRRPPSSDVDANDAENYESAGALKEISNPENLMLSEELRQIVFRTIESLPEDLRMAITLRELDGLSYEEIAAIMDCPVGTVRSRIFRAREAIDNKVQPLIQR
- the rseA gene encoding anti-sigma-E factor RseA, yielding MQKEKLSALMDGESFDSELMSSLSQDRTLQQSWQSYHLIRDTLRGDIGQVMHFDIADRVAAALEKEPARLVPSAVQESQPQPHTWQKMPFWDKVRPWASQITQIGMAACVSLAVIVGVQHYNQPAVQQGAAESPAFNTLPIMGPVSPVSLGVPADSFSTGSGQQQQVQEQRKRINAMLQDYELQRRLHSDQLQLEHGNPQQAAIQVPGTQSLGMQQQ